Below is a genomic region from Pseudomonas extremaustralis.
TTCGCGGCCCGGGGTCTTGAGGTTGAAGTGGCGGATGCAGTAGCTGAACACGGTGTAGTAGATCGCCGCGTACGCCAGCCCCACCGGCACCACCAGCCAGCCGTTGGTGGACTTGCCCCAGCCCAGCACCATGTCGATGAAGCCACCGGAGAAGGTAAAGCCCAGGTGGATATTCAGCAGGTTGGTCACGGCCATCGACAGGCCGGTGAGCAGCGCGTGGATCAGGTACAGGAATGGCGCGAGGAACATGAAGGCGAATTCGATGGGTTCGGTCACCCCGGTGAGGAACGAGGTCAGCGCCATCGACAGGAAGATCCCGCCCATCACCTTGCGCCGCTCCGGCAGGGCATTGCGGTACATCGCCAGGCACGCGGCGGGCAGGCCGAACAGCATCACCGGGAACATGCCGGTCATGAATTGGCCGCCCTTCGGGTCGCCGGCAAAATAGCGGGTCAGGTCGCCGGTCACTACGGCGCCGGTGGTCGGGTCGGTGAAGGTGCCGAACACGAACCAGGCCATGTTGTTGAGGATGTGGTGCAGGCCGGTGACGATCAGCAGGCGGTTGAACACGCCGAACACGAAGGCACCCAGGCTGCCGCTTTCCATCAGCAGCACGCCGAAGCTGTTGATGCCATGCTGGATCGGCGGCCAGACCAGGCCAAAGATCACGCCCAGGCCCACCGCGCTGAACCCGGTGACAATCGGCACGAAGCGCCGCCCGCCGAAGAACGCCAGGTACTCCGGCAGCTTGATGTCCTTGAAACGGTTGTACAGCGCGCCGGCCATCAAGCCGCTGGCGATCCCGGCGAGCATGCCCATGTTGATGCTGGTATCCATCACCTTGAGGGTGGAGATCATCACCAGGTAGCCAATCGCGCCGGCCAGCCCGGCCGTGCCGTTGTTGTCGCGGGCAAAGCCCACGGCGATGCCGATGGCGAAGATCAGCGCCAGGTTGGCGAAGATCGCCTGGCCGGCGTCGTGCATCACCGCGATGTCGAGCAGGTCGGTGTCGCCCAGGCGCAATAGCAGGCCGGCGATCGGCAGGATGGCGATGGGCAGCATCAGCGCGCGGCCCAGGCGTTGCA
It encodes:
- the nagE gene encoding N-acetylglucosamine-specific PTS transporter subunit IIBC; this translates as MYPLFIEGLQRLGRALMLPIAILPIAGLLLRLGDTDLLDIAVMHDAGQAIFANLALIFAIGIAVGFARDNNGTAGLAGAIGYLVMISTLKVMDTSINMGMLAGIASGLMAGALYNRFKDIKLPEYLAFFGGRRFVPIVTGFSAVGLGVIFGLVWPPIQHGINSFGVLLMESGSLGAFVFGVFNRLLIVTGLHHILNNMAWFVFGTFTDPTTGAVVTGDLTRYFAGDPKGGQFMTGMFPVMLFGLPAACLAMYRNALPERRKVMGGIFLSMALTSFLTGVTEPIEFAFMFLAPFLYLIHALLTGLSMAVTNLLNIHLGFTFSGGFIDMVLGWGKSTNGWLVVPVGLAYAAIYYTVFSYCIRHFNLKTPGREEIPVTPAEALSDNQRATAYIRALGGAQNLLSVGACTTRLRLDMVDRNKAVDADLKALGAMAVVRPGNGGSLQVVVGPMADSIADEIRLAMQGSSQAPSATAAAAPQASTKAQQWLEALGGRDNIVQLDCVAMTRIRLQLADEKALSQRHLAALGCQGVSRLEDGVWHLLVGDQAQGLSDALKALAPRNPIRADA